In one Candidatus Omnitrophota bacterium genomic region, the following are encoded:
- a CDS encoding transketolase C-terminal domain-containing protein codes for MKYSESIRDAQAVMMRQDKRVFVCGLGVPAPGEVFGSTRGLKEEFGDQRVFDTPASENGTLGVLLGASLQGMRPIMVNQRVDFFLLALDQLINHASKWKYMFAGRQEMSVLIRLIVGRGWGQGPQHSQSMHALFAHIPGLKVAAPATPYDAKGMIISALQEGGPVVMIEHRRLYDEAQDVPEGVYRVAFGQARVALEGKDVTLVASSHMVSEAKKAVRLLGLKGISAELIDLRSLRPLDVQTVYSSVKKTGHLVLVEGDWKPCSVSGEIIASLAEKDPGIFKSAPLRVMWPDMPAPTSAPLEEAFYPSVKDIGDACFKVLGRPGSVSEEESQEKVKFSGPF; via the coding sequence ATGAAATATTCTGAAAGCATACGGGACGCGCAAGCCGTGATGATGCGTCAGGACAAGCGGGTTTTTGTTTGCGGGTTAGGCGTTCCCGCCCCCGGAGAGGTGTTCGGCTCGACCAGGGGGCTGAAAGAAGAATTCGGGGACCAGCGTGTTTTTGACACCCCCGCGTCCGAGAACGGGACGTTAGGGGTACTGCTGGGAGCTTCCCTTCAGGGGATGCGTCCGATCATGGTCAATCAAAGGGTTGATTTCTTTTTGTTGGCCCTTGATCAGCTGATCAATCATGCTTCTAAATGGAAGTATATGTTCGCCGGCCGGCAGGAAATGTCCGTTTTGATCCGGCTTATTGTGGGGCGGGGATGGGGGCAAGGGCCGCAACATTCACAAAGCATGCATGCTTTGTTCGCGCATATCCCCGGCCTTAAAGTCGCGGCACCGGCCACACCTTATGATGCCAAAGGCATGATCATTTCAGCCCTGCAGGAAGGCGGTCCGGTCGTGATGATCGAACACCGCCGGCTTTATGATGAAGCCCAAGATGTTCCTGAGGGTGTTTATCGTGTTGCTTTTGGTCAGGCCCGTGTGGCCCTTGAGGGCAAGGACGTGACCCTGGTCGCTTCATCCCATATGGTCTCTGAAGCCAAGAAAGCGGTCCGTCTGCTTGGCCTCAAGGGGATTTCAGCGGAATTGATCGATCTGCGGAGCTTAAGGCCATTGGATGTTCAGACCGTGTATTCTTCAGTTAAAAAAACAGGCCATTTGGTCCTTGTGGAGGGGGATTGGAAACCATGCAGCGTTTCCGGCGAGATCATCGCTTCATTAGCGGAAAAAGACCCGGGGATCTTTAAGTCAGCGCCCCTGCGGGTCATGTGGCCTGATATGCCCGCACCGACGAGCGCGCCCCTGGAGGAAGCATTTTATCCTTCTGTTAAGGATATAGGGGACGCTTGTTTCAAAGTTTTAGGCAGACCCGGCTCAGTGTCTGAAGAGGAAAGCCAGGAAAAAGTCAAGTTTAGCGGGCCATTTTAG